In the genome of Hydra vulgaris chromosome 06, alternate assembly HydraT2T_AEP, the window ctttttaaacGGCAGGTTTTGTATATTGActcatcaaaaattaaaatataaagattatatatatataaacaagaagCTAACATTAGGAATGGATATATACTTATGtaaacaataaacatatataaattagtatgcATCAAGAAAAAGGTATagacaataataattatatcttatatttaaaaaaactttagaaacattgagttaatgcaaaaatattatggGAACTATACATATGAAATCTCAAGAAATCTATAATAATAGTGCTAGGATCTAAACAAGAAACATGTTTgtataatcatttaaataatatttaaaggaTGAAGTAGTATACAACAGGAAAATGATAAAAGaagatttttatcattttcctgttgtaaatttttaaactaaacattaaaaaataagtttgttaagaataaatcaatataaattcGATTTGTAGacttctatagaaattaaaagaaaagaagcaaattatacaaatcataaaataatttattcttaacaaagtatttgttaatacacaaataagtattattaatacttatttgtgtattaacaaatttttatactttaatgtAAGTTATATGGTGTTTTAATGAATCTGTGAAATGATACTTTTCTATgtatcaataaaatcaaaacagttttaatctaatattattagattaaaactgtgttattaaaaatgtattattacaAATGTATTAGTAATACCTTAATCTTTTTATACTTAAGATTATCTTACCAAGATAAACAAAAAGAGTAAGGTTTTTACatttatgttattgttttaaaaatagttagcaataatataattatgaaaaaaaaaatttgcttactATCTGTTAAAGaatctatatatttttgaaacttttttttttttccatttttactgttatctaataataaaaataatgcagaaaaaaaaaaagtttttctaagaACTGGCCCCTCTATCCGCCCCCgtatttttatagtttgctGTTAccgaaaaaaaattcataaaaacagaaattaggtACCATTAGTGCTGCACTTAGTTATATATCTGCTCCCTTTTTTTTGGGCTGAAATTTGGCaggtaaaaagaaaatacaTGTAGAAAGTagaatcaataataaaaaatttgtttatgtttatgaaaAATGGTGAAATGTGTTTATTGCTGTTTTACGAGTTATTTATCATTGAAGAAGTCAAAcgatttaaaaacgttttaaaaaatttatagatttccCAGAGACAAAGAgaaaaaaacacgttggatagAACGTTTACCTAACTTTATTATATGATCTGATTGAcatcaaaacttcaaaaaggtTAAACTAAAATGCACAATTTTCTCTCAGAtagatttttagtttattttaaaattgcaaggAACCTtctactacttttttttaatttggaaatttCTTCTAGgaaattaatactattattCTCTGTGACAAGGTGTatgttacaaaaatgttattgtatCAGGAAGTTGCTGTTTTTGGAAAACCAATGATAGAAATTGggaattgtaatttttaattagatttcaTTAGACAATTCCCATAGGAATTGTCTAAtgaaatctaattaaaaattacgaTACAATTTCATTATACAATTCCCATAGGAATTGTCTAATCATTAGACAACTCCCATAGGAATTGTCTAATAAAACTGTATCAAAGGAACTTtctgctacttttttttttaacttctacaGGGAACTATTGTTCCCTTTGACAAGGTGTATGTTACAAAAATGTAATTGTATCAGGAAGTTGCTGTTTTGGGAAAACCATTGATATAAATTCTCTTTCGAAAAGTATTTTAGATGTTATAATAGCTTGTAATACAAGTTATATGTTTGATGGTcctaaatttcttttgaaaatgttgtgAAAACCTGTAAACATAtaaattcctaatttttatgtGATCAAATTcgttaaactttaaaatcagtAAGAAAGTCAAATAGCAAAGCGAAGGCAATTAAATGTGATAAAAATCTAACtttaacatttaatgaaaaaccTTGGTTAACTACACATAGAACTCTTTTGTTGTTTGACTTTTGTCCACGTTATCAAAAGCATACAAAATAATGGGCTCAAaaagcaaaaccttttttttctgatACTTATAATGTTCTTCTTAATCAACCTAAAACTTCTACTATCTCAAGCGTTAACAAGACTGgtgattttattaaacttgcttTCACATAATGGaaaacttttattctaaaaaGTGTGGGCATATATTTTAGGTTCAATAATGATCAAAAAGCTTCCTCATAGATAAATGATAAACAAAGAAAGTTTGTTTCGGATTTTGGCAATACAGCATTATGCatgaaaaaaatcagaaaataggcataaaatgaagaaataatCTAGCTGATTAAAACACTATTAAGAGAAACACTTTTGTTACAAATATGTTATGTTAGGAAAATTTGTTACAGAACTACTTGAAACagaatttagaaatttaagaaaaatatcgttaggcatattttttaagtgttcTTTAAAACCAAAGAAGTCTCTTGTTTACATTAACATGATTTTGAAATTATGATTTGCTTAACAAATATGAAATTTTGCCagtataatgttttatttttttaaactttggtcAATATctaaaatcatttgaaatagGTGGATTAAAATGTCCTTTTGACAATAGTATTCAATGGCTTTTCTTCAATTtgattaaagataaagtttatttgacttCCATATTCAATACTTTTATGCTTTAATGCAGGGCCGTGCACAGGATTTGGGGGCCCCGAGCATCCTTCAGTTTAGGGCCCCACCCCCTttactccaaaaaaaaaaaggcctgcttaaatttttttattatactactggaatataagtataattaaataatccAGCTGTTGTttcttacaatattatttttcttgtcTTTTGTTTAGCAAACTTTTCAATCACATCATggaaatcaatattttttgctaatagACACTCGATACTCAAAATGGCGAGGTCACTTGTTCGTTCTTGTCCCATAGTTGAGCGCAAAAAATTCTTGATGAGCTTCAATTTACTGAATGAACGCTCACTTGAAGCCACTGTCACTGGAATTGAAGCAAAAATACGCAATGCAATTACTATATTTCTAAAGAGTTCTCCAAGCTTCATTtcagaaattttgtttaataagtcAAATGGGGCAAGAGGTTCCTTTCCAAAATTTGCagtatgaatttattttatgtgaAGCAATTCTTCAGTCAGTTCATTTTCGGTCACATCACAAGAATATTTTTGCGAAAAATGTGAGCAAGCACTCTTGATTTCTGCTTCAGACAGTTTTTGATACTTCCACAAAAAAGAGAATATAGAAAGGATTTCTTGAATTGCTGTGAAACGTGCAGTAAGTCCACCATTTACAGAAtcaaaaatgtgataaaaaacCGTTCTCCGAAATGTTGTCTCCTCTCCTGATTTTGCTTCTGTTAATTCCGTAATTTGTTCATCACCTTTAATTTGCTCCCCAAAAAAACTCTTGCGTTTCACTTTTCTGTGGATTGGAAATTCAGAACTGATTTTTGCAACATCTGCAactaacttcttctaaaattGTAGGCCATTCCTCCCGAACAGATTTGAGTTGACTAATCAATGCTTCAATAATTTCCACCTCAATATCAATAGTTGCTTTTCTTGCCTGAATGACCTGGTTGCAGCGGTCAATCAATGTGAGAACTTTCAGCCAAGTTCCAGACATGAGAAAACATTTGAAGGAGCTCATATATTTTAGGGCACCTCTAATCTTAGTTTTTGCTTTAGGCGTGAGATTCAAGCTCTTAACTTCTTTCAAAGATTCAATGATTTGGCTCAAGTGATTATAGAAAGGGCGAATGCTGTCAAGTCTCTCAGTCCATCGTGTTCCTGATTGTCCATGCAAAGACACACCGTGAAGTCTCTTTTGCAATATTTCCCAGCGTTGCAGACTAGCAGAAAAGATCGTATATACGGTTTGAACAGTTCCAAAGAAAGTCTCAGCATCTGTACAGCTTGAGGCAGCATTCTGTCCACACAAATTCAATGAATGACAACCACAGGGTGAGAATACAGACAATGGGTTCTTCTTTTGTAGGATTGCTTGAACACCCTTATATTTTCCTGAAATGTTGACTCCATTGTCATAGCCTTGGCCACGGCAGtcttcaaaacaaatttttaatgtttccaaAGTTTCCAGAATTAATTCCGCAATATCAGATCCAGTCTTCTTGGCACAATCTGCAAAGATCAAAAACCGctcttcaattaaaaattttccagGATCTTTTTCATGTACATATCGAATGACAAACGAACTTTGTTCAGTATGGCTCACATCAGGAGTGGCATCAACcataattgaaaaatactttGCAGACTTGCACTCTTCTATAATTTGCCTGCGAACCTCAGCTGCACAAAGGCCAATGAATTCATTTTGAGAACGATTTGACAAGTAATGCGCCTGAAGACGTTGACCCTTGTCCTGTGATTGTTTAACTTTGATCACATGTTCCTTAAGAATTGGGTCATAATGCGAAATCAGTTCCAGCAATCCTAAGAAATTTCCATTATGAGAATCTCCAATTAGGTCAGATTTTCCACGAATAGCCAATCCACGTTCACCAAAAAACAGAATCACATCCAAGATTCGTTCCAAGATTTTTCTCCAGGTGTCAGCTTCATTGAGAATTTGGAGATTCATCAAATGTTCAATTGACTGATCAGTTTTCATTCGAGCTTCCAATTCACgcaattcatatatatacataatatacatatgtatatatataaatgtatatatatacatatatatatatatatatatatatatatatatatatatatatatatatatatatatatatatatatatatatatatatatatatatatatatatatatatatatatatatatatatatatatatatatatatatatatatatatatatatatatatatgaagaccacacgggtaaaaccacagatgtcacatttttctcattttgagaaaaatgaaattaagtGTTTAATGACATTAGATATCTgcttattaataatatattaaattaaaaatataattttatgacTATTTAGTCCTAACAcaatatataaatgcaatttttgtgctgaatacaaaaattatttattcacagtgttcttttgaaaacaaaacactCATTTtggacatctgtggttttaccGTTGTAAATTCATCAACTCATAAACCACGTTAGCTTGTAACCTTTTAgagcacttatttttttaaaggttgatAATAACACATTGTAATATACAACCACAACGTACTAAGTGTGTGATGTGGTAATAAAGCTGCCCTCCCCCccttatttacattaaaaaaattcaaataaaaaaatatatgaaagtttttcttttaactttatacaaaatatcATTGCGACCTTTTCTCTTCCCCAACCTCATCTATTTATCATAAATGATATCATGATGTCTTTGTACCATCACATTGTATCAAGTTTGTATAAGCCATACAAAAACCAATTGTGAACACACCgttaataaaaatgtgtttttttaatttcaaagacaaataaaataaatttttcaaaaataagaaaaaagaatatcaaatgtctcattttgcccagttggaaaatgtttaatgagttttgaaatttttaacaaaaaagagaCAACTGAGCTATGTATGCTTGCTTGAGTTTATCAGACACTTTGATCTTTGATCTAAACATAAGGATCATAAcacacataaaattaaatatttccaaTTCTCcatataattcaatttaaactagcctttaatcttttaatttctttaagtgAACATGTCTTAAACGAATAAACAACCAAGAAGTTTGGCTTTGAAACTCtgcaaatttcagaaatttttcttgtatcatgtttgtatataatattgaattattatagttttttgtgaGATCGTATAGTGTTTCTGACAGACACTTTTGATTTGCAATGGCCATGTTTTTATCACATTCTGTAGGTGTCATGCCTATACAGAATGTAACAGAGTTCTAATTAGTAGTGAAATAGTAATGCTgtcaagtttttcagttttatgaactagataataaaatcgatctaaaaattttcattttatacttTGCCTAGCACATAAATTGCAAATTAGCTTgatatcttttatatttgagataattaataatttaaaatcatgcTGCATAGAACATGCATCATCAGACCAATAGTCCAATAGTCAAAATCAGTAACCAAATTATAGCAATAGTAcagtttaaatgttataattcaATACTTTGTCGGATGTCCCTTATTATCAAGCACAGCTTGTATTCTTCTTGGGATTCTATGTACTAATGTTTTACAAAACTCTCGAGTGATTTTATTAGTCCACACTTCCTTAACTTTT includes:
- the LOC136081225 gene encoding zinc finger MYM-type protein 1-like; its protein translation is MYIYELRELEARMKTDQSIEHLMNLQILNEADTWRKILERILDVILFFGERGLAIRGKSDLIGDSHNGNFLGLLELISHYDPILKEHVIKVKQSQDKGQRLQAHYLSNRSQNEFIGLCAAEVRRQIIEECKSAKYFSIMVDATPDVSHTEQSSFVIRYVHEKDPGKFLIEERFLIFADCAKKTGSDIAELILETLETLKICFEDCRGQGYDNGVNISGKYKGVQAILQKKNPLSVFSPCGCHSLNLCGQNAASSCTDAETFFGTVQTVYTIFSASLQRWEILQKRLHGVSLHGQSGTRWTERLDSIRPFYNHLSQIIESLKEVKSLNLTPKAKTKIRGALKYMSSFKCFLMSGTWLKVLTLIDRCNQVIQARKATIDIEVEIIEALISQLKSVREEWPTILEEVSCRCCKNQF